Proteins from a single region of Thermotoga maritima MSB8:
- the hpt gene encoding hypoxanthine phosphoribosyltransferase has translation MIKVLIDEETLKKRIKELAREIEEYYLGKTDTIHAVCILKGSIHFFSDLMLNIRKLNVKYSFIHVSSYQGTSSTGKIRVKSWIDESIHDEYVLLVEDIVDTGLTLQHIVRYLKKYNPRDFRIVSLIEKTVHDHGIPLDFVGFRVDDKFLVGYGLDIDEKYRNLPYIGYVE, from the coding sequence ATGATAAAGGTGCTGATAGACGAAGAGACTCTCAAGAAGAGAATCAAGGAACTGGCACGGGAAATAGAAGAGTACTACCTGGGTAAAACAGACACCATACACGCTGTATGCATCTTGAAGGGATCCATACACTTCTTCAGCGACCTCATGTTGAACATAAGGAAACTGAACGTCAAATACTCTTTCATTCATGTCTCGAGCTATCAGGGTACCTCTTCAACGGGAAAGATTAGAGTGAAATCCTGGATCGATGAATCGATACACGATGAATACGTGCTCCTTGTGGAAGACATCGTTGACACCGGTCTCACCTTGCAGCACATAGTCCGATACCTGAAAAAATACAATCCAAGAGATTTCAGGATAGTGAGTCTCATAGAAAAAACCGTCCACGATCATGGAATTCCTCTGGACTTCGTGGGATTCAGAGTGGATGATAAATTCCTGGTTGGTTACGGTCTCGACATCGATGAAAAATACCGAAACCTTCCCTACATAGGCTATGTGGAATAA
- a CDS encoding MBL fold metallo-hydrolase, with translation MKITWFGHACFALEMEGKTIVTDPFDESVGYPIPNVTADVVTESHQHFDHNAHHLVKGNFRVIDRPGAYTVNGVKIKGVETFHDPSHGRERGKNIVFVFEGEGIKVCHLGDLGHVLTPAQVEEIGEIDVLLVPVGGTYTIGPKEAKEVADLLNAKVIIPMHYKTKYLKFNLLPVDDFLKLFDSYERVGNILELFEKPKERKVVVMEVQ, from the coding sequence ATGAAGATCACCTGGTTTGGACACGCATGCTTCGCCCTGGAGATGGAAGGAAAAACGATCGTTACAGATCCTTTCGATGAGAGTGTGGGATATCCCATACCAAACGTAACCGCTGATGTTGTAACGGAAAGTCATCAGCATTTCGATCACAACGCTCACCATCTTGTGAAGGGAAACTTCCGTGTGATAGACAGACCCGGTGCTTACACCGTGAACGGTGTGAAAATAAAAGGTGTGGAGACCTTTCACGACCCATCGCATGGAAGAGAAAGGGGCAAAAACATCGTCTTCGTATTCGAAGGGGAAGGCATAAAAGTATGCCACCTGGGAGACCTTGGACACGTGCTTACCCCCGCTCAGGTAGAAGAAATAGGTGAGATCGATGTCCTGCTGGTACCCGTCGGTGGAACTTACACCATTGGGCCAAAGGAGGCAAAGGAAGTAGCGGATTTGCTGAACGCGAAAGTCATCATTCCGATGCACTACAAGACGAAGTACCTGAAATTCAATCTCCTGCCCGTTGATGATTTTTTGAAACTCTTCGATTCGTACGAACGTGTGGGAAACATCCTCGAGCTCTTTGAAAAGCCGAAAGAAAGAAAAGTAGTCGTCATGGAGGTGCAGTGA